The nucleotide window AAAGCTCCCTCCTTGAAATGGGTGAGGGCTCCAAAAACCGATTCTCCAACCTGGAAACGTTGCACCTTGCTTCCCACAGCTTCCACCCGACCTGCCAGGTCCCTGCCGAGAATGGACTGCCTGGGGCGAAAAAGTCCAGAATTCAGACGCACCAGGAAGATGTTTGCGGTCAGAAGACGCCAGTCTGCAGAGTTGATGGAAGCCGCATGAACCCGCACCAGCACCTCGTTTTCACGTGGGGTGGGTTTTTCCAGCTGTTTGAGGTGCAACACTTCAGGGGTGCCGTATCGGGTGTAAACCATTGCCTGCATAAACCATCCACCTTTTTTGACATGCAACCGGGATGGGTTTCACCCCGGTTGCAGAGAGGGCCATTTCCGTGCTGGATGCTGCCAGCAACCTTCAGGAGATCTGGGGTTTCAGAGCAACGTCCTGCCATTTGCGGGTCACGGTGGGATTGAAACCCCGGACCATCAGCCACACCGCGAGGCTCATTTCATAAAGGAACACGGGCAGTGCAGCAATGGCGCCGGGCAGAGAGGTCTGTCCATAAAACCCGTAAATCACCAGCACAGAAGACACAAAAATCAGGGGGCCACCCAGCAATCCCAGCACCGCAATGGGGCGGGGCACCAGTCCAGAGCGGTACCAGATCCAGCCCAACATCAGGGTACTGACCCCCAGCGAGGTGTTGGGACCCAGCAGAAAAGTCCAGTCGTGTACGGCCACCAGCATGCGAGACACCGCCAGCAGGGATTGGGAATCTTGAACGCCTGACACAGGAAATTCCAGACCCAGGGTCAGCGCAGACAGCATCCCGATGATCCCCACAATCACAATGGTGGACTCCAGCAGCCTGAAACACACATACCCGATGGCCAGCGTTTCGCTGTACCTCCGCACCACCGGAAACATCAGGATGGAAATGCCAATCATGGACAGGCACAGCAGGATTTCCATGAAAACAGCTGTGGCAATCTGGGCTTCCTGGGGAACACCAGAAATCACGTAATCTTTATGACCCAGAATCGGTGCGTAAAGCACCAGCCCGATGATGGAGGTCACGGCAGCAAAAAGAAACAAAAATCCAACAAGCCTTGCACGGTTCAGGGGAGACAACATCAACAATCCTTTCATTCC belongs to Deinococcus roseus and includes:
- a CDS encoding DUF4386 domain-containing protein, which translates into the protein MLSPLNRARLVGFLFLFAAVTSIIGLVLYAPILGHKDYVISGVPQEAQIATAVFMEILLCLSMIGISILMFPVVRRYSETLAIGYVCFRLLESTIVIVGIIGMLSALTLGLEFPVSGVQDSQSLLAVSRMLVAVHDWTFLLGPNTSLGVSTLMLGWIWYRSGLVPRPIAVLGLLGGPLIFVSSVLVIYGFYGQTSLPGAIAALPVFLYEMSLAVWLMVRGFNPTVTRKWQDVALKPQIS